The proteins below come from a single Triticum aestivum cultivar Chinese Spring chromosome 5D, IWGSC CS RefSeq v2.1, whole genome shotgun sequence genomic window:
- the LOC123124348 gene encoding neo-calmodulin yields MAGAGAAAAISSEQMSEFREAFAFFDKDGDGCITAEELSTVIRSLGQSPTPEELRDMVRDVDADGNGTIEFAEFLALMSRKADADADAADPEEELREAFRVFDKDHDGHISKAELRHVMISLGEKLTDEEVDGMIQEADLDGDGLVNFDEFVRMMMLSDADQQQQQQH; encoded by the coding sequence ATGGCCGGCGCCGGTGCCGCAGCAGCGATCAGCTCGGAGCAGATGAGCGAGTTCCGGGAGGCCTTCGCCTTCTTCGACAAGGACGGCGACGGCTGCATCACGGCGGAGGAGCTGTCCACGGTCATCCGCTCCCTGGGCCAGTCCCCGACGCCCGAGGAGCTGCGCGACATGGTGCGCGACGTGGACGCCGACGGCAACGGCACCATCGAGTTCGCCGAGTTCCTGGCGCTCATGTCCCGCAAGGCCGACGCCGACGCGGACGCCGCCGACCCCGAGGAGGAGCTCCGGGAAGCCTTCAGGGTGTTCGACAAGGACCACGACGGCCACATCTCCAAGGCCGAGCTGCGCCACGTCATGATCAGCCTCGGCGAGAAGCTCACCGACGAGGAGGTCGACGGGATGATCCAGGAGGCCGACCTCGACGGCGACGGCCTCGTCAACTTCGACGAGTTCGTCAGGATGATGATGCTCTCCGACGccgaccagcagcagcagcagcagcattga